Proteins encoded in a region of the Paramagnetospirillum magneticum AMB-1 genome:
- a CDS encoding tetratricopeptide repeat protein, with protein MTMPSFEQAVISMQQGRPAEAARIAEALLTAHPDNARLWHLLGCARLQLGLAEEAIGHIRRAITFDASNPAAHANLARALLATGKPAGRIEAEESIRRAIMAQPADPSFHLTLAQLLQANRRYPEAVAELRQARDLAPGHPDIAATLASALHLAGDADQALALCDQILVAHPGHVGAWINRGNAYLLKGEVAAARAALDQAVALAPDDKLARFNRGFAALRAEDYATGWTDYEFRHQRPVAHLPERLEGCTILIDQDQYAGDTFQYIRFVLPLLERGARIILSLPARMNAMLRVCFTAHPRLEYHAMGTAEPPWDHKVGIASLPLLLWPTEPFGAGRVPYLRAPEAAVEEWRRRIRHPGRLAVAINWQGNTGYDLDHFRSVPLSHLEPLATLSDRVDFFSVHGGDEQVEQAPFPLNPLPGNCDQAGAFLGTAALMTACDLVISSDTSTAHLAGALGRPLWLMASAYPEWRWLDRRSDSPWYPTARLFRQPAVGDWRPVAAAIAEALPTF; from the coding sequence ATGACCATGCCCAGCTTCGAACAAGCCGTGATCTCCATGCAGCAGGGCCGCCCGGCCGAGGCCGCCCGGATTGCCGAAGCGCTGCTGACTGCACACCCCGACAACGCCCGTCTTTGGCACCTGCTCGGATGCGCCAGACTGCAATTGGGTCTGGCCGAAGAGGCAATCGGCCATATCCGCCGTGCCATTACCTTCGACGCCTCCAACCCCGCCGCCCACGCCAATCTGGCCCGTGCCCTGCTGGCGACGGGCAAGCCCGCCGGACGGATCGAGGCCGAAGAATCCATCCGTCGCGCCATCATGGCCCAACCGGCCGATCCATCGTTCCACCTGACCCTGGCGCAGCTCCTTCAGGCCAACCGTCGCTATCCCGAAGCCGTGGCCGAATTGCGCCAAGCCCGCGACCTGGCGCCTGGCCATCCGGACATTGCCGCCACTCTTGCCTCGGCGTTGCACCTGGCCGGCGACGCCGACCAGGCCCTGGCCCTATGCGACCAAATTCTCGTTGCCCATCCCGGCCACGTCGGCGCCTGGATCAATCGGGGCAACGCCTATCTCCTGAAAGGCGAGGTTGCCGCCGCCCGTGCCGCCCTCGACCAGGCGGTGGCCTTAGCCCCAGACGACAAGCTGGCCCGCTTCAACCGGGGATTCGCCGCGTTGCGGGCCGAGGATTACGCCACCGGCTGGACTGATTACGAATTCCGTCACCAGCGCCCCGTCGCTCACCTGCCAGAGCGCCTGGAAGGGTGCACTATTCTGATCGACCAGGATCAATACGCGGGCGATACGTTCCAGTATATCCGCTTTGTCTTGCCGCTGCTGGAGCGGGGCGCCCGCATCATCCTGTCATTGCCCGCCCGAATGAATGCCATGCTTCGGGTTTGTTTCACCGCTCATCCCCGGCTGGAATATCACGCCATGGGGACGGCCGAGCCTCCCTGGGACCATAAGGTGGGAATCGCCAGCCTACCCCTGCTGCTGTGGCCCACCGAGCCGTTCGGAGCCGGTCGCGTCCCCTATCTCCGTGCCCCCGAGGCGGCGGTAGAAGAATGGCGCCGCCGTATTCGCCATCCCGGCCGGCTGGCGGTGGCCATCAACTGGCAAGGCAATACCGGTTATGATCTGGATCATTTCCGTTCTGTACCTCTGTCCCATCTGGAACCCCTGGCCACCCTCTCGGACCGGGTGGATTTCTTCAGCGTGCATGGCGGCGACGAACAAGTGGAACAGGCTCCCTTCCCACTGAATCCGCTGCCCGGAAACTGTGATCAGGCCGGGGCCTTCCTGGGAACTGCCGCCCTGATGACGGCCTGCGACTTGGTGATTTCGTCGGATACCTCCACCGCTCATCTGGCTGGAGCCCTGGGCCGCCCCTTGTGGCTGATGGCATCGGCCTACCCCGAATGGCGATGGCTGGACCGGCGGAGCGATTCGCCGTGGTACCCGACGGCCCGCCTGTTCCGCCAACCGGCAGTGGGCGACTGGCGTCCGGTGGCGGCGGCCATCGCCGAGGCGCTGCCAACCTTCTGA
- a CDS encoding porin: protein MKKILLTSTALVAAGMLSAGAASAAEKIKLNVGGYSKWWVVGAWQDKGFQNGATGTIGGSANGSTSSGSMRQNVDVKGDNEIWFSGSTALDNGLKVGVMVTLEAGGHSDTVTDNIDNSYAWIEGGFGKVLAGIHANGTALLHVQAPDAAGNFTNGGMMMGNWAITKPAGVMGMNQRVGYTVSSNTTAIISDDKAEKLTYVAPSFYGLTLGASYIPNVVRSGATGLGQHGRGNGSDRLGAWGGGALYTNTFGPVGVKASAGYVWVDLTGTGGAEKALTQQAYGAQLSYAGFTLGGSVQRASDDRKQGGVTSAVLSGTSQAGTYGGKGTGGGQLDFGGTAYDVGLQYASGPYAVSFAYFHSSVIGLSDTTLRNGKDDTIDAYQVSGKYNLGPGVDVLASVGYIEYRDQRDGLAGASANQNNYYSNSGWTAMTGLSLSF, encoded by the coding sequence ATGAAGAAGATTCTTTTGACCAGTACCGCGCTGGTCGCCGCCGGCATGCTGAGCGCCGGCGCCGCTTCCGCCGCCGAGAAGATCAAGCTGAACGTTGGTGGCTACTCCAAGTGGTGGGTCGTCGGTGCCTGGCAGGACAAGGGCTTCCAGAACGGCGCCACCGGCACCATCGGTGGTTCGGCCAACGGCTCCACCTCGTCGGGCTCCATGCGTCAGAACGTTGACGTCAAGGGCGACAACGAGATTTGGTTCTCGGGCTCGACCGCTCTGGACAACGGCCTGAAGGTCGGCGTCATGGTCACCCTGGAGGCCGGTGGTCACTCCGACACCGTCACCGACAACATCGACAACAGCTACGCCTGGATCGAGGGTGGCTTCGGTAAGGTGCTGGCCGGTATCCACGCCAACGGCACCGCCCTGCTGCACGTGCAGGCCCCCGACGCCGCCGGCAACTTCACCAACGGCGGCATGATGATGGGCAACTGGGCCATCACCAAGCCGGCTGGCGTGATGGGCATGAACCAGCGCGTTGGCTACACCGTCTCGTCCAACACCACCGCCATCATCAGCGATGACAAGGCCGAGAAGCTGACCTACGTTGCTCCGTCCTTCTACGGTTTGACCCTCGGCGCTTCGTACATCCCGAACGTCGTCCGTTCGGGCGCGACTGGCCTGGGCCAGCACGGCCGTGGCAACGGTTCCGACCGTCTCGGCGCTTGGGGCGGCGGCGCTCTGTACACCAACACCTTCGGCCCGGTTGGCGTGAAGGCTTCGGCTGGCTACGTGTGGGTCGACCTGACCGGCACCGGCGGCGCCGAGAAGGCCCTGACCCAGCAGGCTTACGGCGCTCAGCTGTCGTATGCCGGCTTCACCCTGGGTGGTTCGGTGCAGCGCGCCTCTGACGACCGCAAGCAGGGCGGCGTGACCAGCGCCGTGCTGTCCGGCACCTCGCAGGCCGGCACCTACGGCGGCAAGGGCACCGGCGGCGGCCAGCTCGACTTCGGCGGCACCGCCTACGACGTGGGTCTGCAGTACGCTTCCGGCCCGTATGCCGTGTCGTTCGCCTACTTCCATTCGTCGGTCATCGGCCTGTCCGATACCACCCTGCGCAATGGCAAGGACGACACCATCGACGCCTACCAGGTCTCGGGCAAGTACAACCTCGGGCCGGGCGTCGACGTCCTGGCTTCGGTTGGCTACATCGAGTACCGCGACCAGCGCGATGGTCTGGCCGGCGCTTCCGCCAACCAGAACAACTACTACTCCAACTCCGGTTGGACTGCCATGACCGGTCTGTCGCTGTCCTTCTAA
- a CDS encoding DUF3576 domain-containing protein: MTSKISMSGLGALVLLGATLVLSGCGESQAVFPTKEKGDAAPRMSNEKRETIFGPEGLFGKSKPEGEGVGIGVNAFLWRASLDTVSFMPITTADAFGGTIITDWYQLPETPSERYKVNVFILDRTLRADGVKVSLFKQVRDGAGNWVDVRVDPKMTADLENSILTRARQLRIVSTE, encoded by the coding sequence ATGACGAGTAAGATTTCGATGAGTGGTCTGGGTGCCCTGGTGCTGCTCGGCGCCACCCTGGTGCTGTCGGGCTGCGGTGAGTCCCAGGCGGTCTTTCCGACCAAGGAAAAGGGCGACGCGGCACCGCGCATGTCCAATGAAAAGCGCGAGACCATCTTCGGTCCGGAAGGCCTGTTCGGCAAGAGCAAGCCCGAGGGCGAGGGCGTGGGCATCGGCGTCAACGCCTTCTTGTGGCGAGCGTCGCTTGATACCGTGTCCTTCATGCCCATCACCACCGCCGACGCCTTCGGCGGCACCATCATCACCGACTGGTATCAGCTGCCCGAGACGCCCAGCGAGCGCTATAAGGTCAATGTCTTCATCCTGGACCGCACGCTGCGCGCCGACGGCGTCAAGGTGTCGCTGTTCAAGCAGGTGCGCGACGGAGCCGGCAACTGGGTCGACGTGCGCGTCGATCCCAAGATGACCGCCGACCTGGAAAACTCGATCCTGACCCGCGCCCGCCAGCTGCGGATCGTCTCGACCGAATAG